The window GATGATATCTTTATTTCCATAAAAAGTATCATATATATTCACCAACAGATGACCAACAACAAGTAGTGTTAGTTGTCAAATCTgtcattttgtaataataattttcagggGTTGTTGACATGGGCAGAAACAGTGAGAAACAAGCAGAAACAGCCAGGCTTAGGAGCAGCTTTTCCCAGGCCGGTTTCTCTGTGTGCTgattttctttctctcttttttcttgcgataataatatcaaaataatataaattgtgttaatattattgttatatttatttactattgtttaaataataattagaataATCTCTCCCACTTAATTtgtgtataattaattattgaaagtaATTGTTGCCGGTTAATTATTATGCTGGAGCGTCGTGTCAGAACTGGAAATATACACCCAACGTGAATCAGACGCCactcaagatttttttttgttttttaatttattaccttTACGATttgtttttgtgtttttttttttattatgtgacTTGAGAGtgattttatgatttaaagtGATTCGTTGACATTTATTTgtcatcaaaagaaaaaaaaaatatataggtatacctacctatattaaataattttggagtaatttaatttttgtttatttaacaataatagaaataaaaaattattaattatttatacgttGATTagtgttttaattaaatgatattgttgagaaaaattattgtcaataattttcattgtttcggacaacaacgaaaaaatttaatcttaaCAAATTTATGCCGGGAGGAATAATGATTGTTTGCAGATGGTGTTGACATTACTAGtgagtttttataatttttattaaattaaattaattaataataatattaataagtttactaaatatattgaatcattgacacaattttttccatttcatttTTACTAACTTTCCCAACAACAAGAAAGCCCAAGGCGACCCCCTTTCTTTATAATATTAGGTACATacatgctctttttttttttaaccttgaATTTAACTGTCgattaaatgtaattatttatttcgataggctgtttgttttttcatcGTACTCAACGAGCCATAAATTACTGCACTTTTATTCtcataagtttatttttattttttgtagttAGTTGTTTATCGTTTTATTGAtagatattgttaataaaaaaaaaaataacaacattattaatattgtccACTTAAAAAGTTACAGATAAGctaaatctaaaaattatatttaaatattgtttaaaaatttattttatacaaaataatttgtttagtTCTaagattaaatataaaattttcaagatggaatataataataacgacaaatcatcagaaaataataaatagtttcAAAGTCAATGTGATATAATATTACCtcaattattatgttattatttttttaatcttaattGAAACACTTGATAAGTGAAATTTATGATAAGGCAcgaaatgaaagaaaaaatattaaacaataaaatcttttatatatattttacactttcatatatatatatttttttctttttacaataaaaattgataataatagataattaattaacaatgtatcggtatttgaaaaattacttttacatcattaaaatattaacattaaaattgacaacatctatttttaaactcaatataaaaattaataaaatgcatatcttttttttcggtgcatttttatatacattttataataacttggctcaaaaaaaaaaatacccacatatcaaattcaatgaaaaaaaaaaaaatttcacttaTCATTCGTGACTTGTACCTTTTCTCGGCCATAcgtgaaaaaatttcaacacgTGAATAGCaaaagaatgtttttttttttttaatttaaaatataaactttcctaccttttttcttatcattttaattttactgttatcaatttgaatattatattttctaaattttaaaatacataaattttaattatcttcgtttttaatatataaaaaaaaaaaaataatattccatcaatagatttaaatattaaataaaaaaaacaaaattattattgttattattcatTCATGTAGAGTTTCTTTGATGatttaagataataataatattattaataataataatgatgataataagaGACaagtaatcaaaaaaaaaaaatataaaaagacaaTAGGTATTCGTTTGCTTTGACTGTTGGAACGCCTCAAGTTCAGAGCAGACACAGGGACAGCTTTTAAGTATTGATTGCAGCATATAAATGTTTGTATGTATAGTtctattgtacatatatatatcaattaagGTTGGCGCCCCTACGAGAGTAAGAACGTGGTTGATGGGAGAGTATCATCATCACGTGTATATACgtcttgtaaatttaaaaaaacactaaaaaaaaaaatgtgtattaataatttaaatgatcattatttaattattattttgtttttttttgttataacttatattttaataaataatcattgatttttttttcgtatattttgttttataataaatttattctttatttttttttttcataaaaaataatataattttatagtttataatatgataattatagaCTTGAATATTCGATCaataatttgtgataattGGTGCGTGTATTAACAGTCTTTAAATCACACccttattttacaaataattatattattattatatcaatatttatatatttaaggATGATTAAATTGAGGTCATTTATTTggtagttaattaataaaacaggtgtttttttttcttttttcattcaatataaatttgttttaacttTTCTTTAACAGCAAAAAAGAAAcggataaataattgaaaggATGTCGTCAATGGAAGATAAAAAACGTGTAGCTGGTTCAAAGGTATCAGCaattgcaaatatatttcaatcaaAACCACCTCATGATGGTATACATCATCATCGACCAACGACTATTCATCCAGATGGTTTTAAAGAACCAACAGCACCGTTAAAAGATTCACCAACACAAGTAACTGTTGTTAGAACAGAGAGTCATGTTGCAAGATTTAATAATGCAAGAGCGTTATTTGAGAAGTTgggagaagaaaataaatcaactagaCCGtgagtatataatatttataaccaGTTGACATTGATTCtcttttcatataatttttattgattattttttttcgttttttaggTCATCAAAACCACAAAGCTTCTTTGGTTTACGTTCACGTTCAAGTTCAGCAAATTCTGGATCTGGTTGTACATCACCAGATCGTTCACCACGTCCACGTTCACCATCACCGCCAGGTAGTTGTAGAGATCATTTAAGTAATTGGAGTGCAAGTGTACCAACATTAAATGCTGAACGTCATTTTGAAAATGgacataatattaatgaatataaggATAATGAACGTCAAAAAATACGTaattcaataacaacaacaacagtaacaacaacagcaataacaacaaaatttgataaaaattatggtAAAGAAAATCGTcgtgatgataaaattgaaaaaccagAAAGACGATTAAATTCAAAAGAgctaattgaaaaacaaaaaaattggacgagtcatttttcaaaaacacGTCCAAGTCGTTATAATTCAGAtccaaataaatcaattgtacAAACATcattacaaaatcaaaattcaCAAAGAcatataaatgatattgatacaTCAATTGATTCGGATTATCaagaaattgattttattaaaataaatgatacatGTCAAGCAACAAGATCAGCATCATTTTGTACATCAAGATCATCAGCATCaatatcaccaccaccaccattaccaccaacaagaaattcatcatttattaaaaaagataatccAGCTAGTCCAGAATATGCAAcagttaataaatcatttgatacATCACCAACAGTACCAGAATATGCTGTTGTACAAAAACCTAAAATTAAAACTGACAGCACAATGCCAGAATATGCAACTGTACAAAAACCATtaggatcaaaaaaaaatttagataattctaaaataatacaaaataacgATATTAATGAttcttgtaaaaataaaaattctagtccaaatcaacaattattaacaacacaagaaaaattaaaagacacTCATTCAATAAtacaagaaattataaaatctaataatgatgataataatgatgatgaagaagatgatgattatgCATATCCAGCTAGTCCAATTAAAGGGCCACCAAAAACATCAGAATGGAAAAATGTATGGCTTGCAACAAATGaagaaatattgaaaaatgttaatgaattaaaaagtgGTGATGCTGAGAGACCAAGTTCAAGACCCGATTGGGCAAAACCAAAAATTGAAGAtacaacgacaacaacaacaacaacaaaaacaacaacaacaacaacaacaacaacatatgaaaaaattaaaattgaatctGATAATGAACTTAGACCACCATCAGTTGGTACTGATAGTGCTTCATCAAGTATGAGTTCACCTAGTTCACCATCAAAAGAttcaaaagaagaaaaagctGAGAAAGAATTACCAGAAAAATTACAAggtaatattttcataattttacatcaatataaagaaaaaaaaatatatttttctataaatattaataatttaagtgaGTCACATTGAATTTTCTCGTCATCATAAATGTCTAgccttttttacatttatatattcacacacgagatattaaaaacattttttttcctctcacTGTTTTCTGTCCGGTggtatgtattatttatagcAATCAGTGTTAAACTGCCTTTAACATCATACAACGTATTTTTTGTGTGATTATCTCGCTTGTGCGTTACTTagtgttaattttttgaaattttttttcataaaaataagaaaaaagtatttaattttttataaattattatacttgtttaaataatttgacctgttttttttttttttaatttttccataaatatagattaataaaataaacaaactttcTTGAGGATGTTGCTTCTTGgatttcttctatttttaaaaatatttcaatcttacttgatttcatttttttgaatttttatttttccgtaaacatattattttaactatgataaaataatatttaaagtgaagtatatttaaagtatatcgtatatatatatatatatatatatatattgttttataaaaaaaaatttttgagtgaataattataaaaacaaatttatgtttattaaaaaaaagcgtggtattaaaaaaaaatcaggcgCTATGTGTCTACGACTTTTCTGTCTTGATTGTCAAGGTTgtcgaattattatttaaaaaatagttgaatgaaataataataattattaaaaatatttattacaggACGAAATAGCTATGATTTGGAACAAGAGTTAACAAGTAAATCAAACATTCCACCTCCAGCgtcttttattgaaaaaaaatataaagaagaagaagaagaaaaagagagacctaaacaaatagaaatcgatgataatgatgatgaagaagaagaagtatGTGGTGGTATTGctgaaaaatttgttgaaactGATGCAGCAACTGTTGTTCGTCGTTCACACGTTCGAATGGATATAACATCAGTTGGTATTGGCAATCGTCCACCATCAGTTATAAGTACAGATCAAGAATTTCTTCCTCTTGAACATAAAGATATACCAATACCATCACCATATGCAAAACgttatcaagaaaataaaaatgatgaatctaaaaaaaattcacgcgTTGCTGCTGTTAAAAATGCTCttgaaaaagataataataatattataataaatgaaataaagtgccaaaaaaaagtatcaaatgctaaaaatgatcaaattaaaacatcaatatgtaaaaaattagctAAAAATAAAGGTGAAGTTTGTGATAAACGTAATAGTTTtactgaaattgaaaaaacaacaccaccaccaattGAATTTGCAAATGAAACAATTGATTtacaagataaattaaaaaatacaataattaaaacaaatttagatgaaaaaataacaattgataatgataaagatgataaagatgacaaggataatgatgatgataaagaacaaaaaaaaacaacttgggaattagaaaaacaaaaaattgatcaattagTTGCAATAAGAACatcagaaaatttaaatgatacaacaaataaaattgatataacaatatcaaaaataacaatttcacatgttgataatgatgaaactGAAAATAGTTTAATTGAAGATACTGATTCATCTGaatcaaaaacaataacaaatattgatatatcaaaaaataaaattgataataatacaacaaataaaaaattaataaaaacatcaccaaagaataatacaataatacctTGTGTAACGACACCAGATACAATGACTGCTGATGAAGCTGAAAATTTACTGAgttcaaaaatattagaaaaaaaaatacgtcaaGGTTCAGCATTATTATCAGATGAGGAGGCTCAAGAAATATCCCGTCTTTTATCACCAAATACTGAGGataaagttgaaaaagaaaaagaaaaaaatgagaaagaaGACTTAGACAATACACCTGATTGGTTATCTGATGTTTTATCTGTTCAAGATTCAAGTATAATAGCTAGTACTCAAGATTGTAGTTTATCACAAAGATCAAGAAGTGATTTAACAATTGATTCATTGACTGAAAGTCAAATTGGTTCAGTAACTGGTAGTGAAAGTGGTTTATTAGGTTCAGTTAGTAGTTTAAATGATACACATGGAACAAATGATGATACTGAAACAGAAGGACGTGATGATTTTACACCTGTACCAGgtaaaataatactaattgAAAATGGAAGACATTTTTTTGAAGATGGACATTTTTGGATGGAAGTTGAGGGTCTGCCAGAAtcagatgacgatgatgataatactacacaaaatattatcattaaaaaaagtgGTAAAGTATCATTTGATTGTGGTCCAATGAGAGTTTATTCAACACATTCAGTATCTGATTATGATAGAAGAAATGAAGAAGTTGATCCAGTTGCAGCGAGTGCTGAATatgaattagaaaaaagaGTTGAAAAAATGGAAGTATTTCCAGTTGAATTAATGAAAGGACCAGAGGGCCTTGGTTTAAGTATTATTGGTATGGGTGTTGGTGCTGATGCTGGATTAGAAAAACTTGGTATATTTGTTAAAACAATAACAGAAAAAGGTGCAGCATCAAGAGAAGGAAGAATTCAAGTTAATGATCAAATTGTTGAAGTTGATGGTAAATCATTAGTTGGTGTTACACAAGCATATGCTGCACAAGTACTAAGAAATACATCGGGTTTAGTAAGATTTGTCATTGGGCGTGAAAGAGATCCAAAAAATTCGGAAGTTGCTATGTTGATAAGACAAAGTTTACAAGCAGATATGGAACGAGAACAAGCtacaactaataataatacaaataggtatatataatttattgatttttttattttatttccaataatataataatatcaattttatttattttaatatctatAATGCTTTTACTTggataaatgttttaaatagatatttttctttttgtttaagacgattaaatttttctgataCATCATTGGAAGATCAACAACGTGAAAATTATCCAATTGGTGCTCTTGAAGGAATGGGTGGTATACCTGGATCACCAGCAATGTCATCATGCTCAGAAGGTGAACCACCTCAAAGtccaattgataattatatgacACCAAGTCGTAGTAGATCACCAATAATTAGCTCATCTGGAGGACATCCACCAGCAACCCAAAGTGATGTTGATAATCTTCGTGCACTTTTACAAGAGGtatttgcaattttaattattcatttgtgattgttttatttattcattattagtttaataatttatcaaattactCTTGTTTATTCTGTCAATGTTTTGTAGATGTAGATAATGcacttattaattttatattttttttatttgtttgatctatttattcaattctcatttacttggtattttttttttttctttcaaaagggttaaataaataaactcaatgaagcaaaaaaagaaaaaaaaaaaaatggaacgaTAGTAGTGCTcgtggtttatttattatttatttttttttttttatgcattgTGTGTGTTGTTGAATGCTTGCAGAAACAATATGCGCTGACGCTTGCTGATGCTGAagcagaaaaattaaaagcaaaGGTAAATTTTGTATGTAAATAGCATTTACAAAAGCtatcttgaattattattttttttatattagtcatattagtaatttaaatatgtttgTTAAAATTCCTGCACATATgcatgttttattaatttatgttaataaactttttatatattttaaaatttaataattcactttgaaaaatattatttagctCGTTGAATTGGAAAATAGTGGAGCTGGAAGTGAAGAATATGCAGCAAAATTACGTGAAACAAGACTGAGACTTCATGAATCTGAACGTGCACTGGGTGCGTCACGTCttgaattatcaacaacaaaagaaATGCTGTCACAGGCAACAGCACAAAATTCATCAATGCAACAAAAATATGCACGTGCTAGACGAGCTGCTCGTGAACTTAGAACGGATATTGTTGCTAGAgatgaattttatcaacaattgttacAAGAAAAAGATACCGAGTATAATGCACTTGTTAAAACATTAAAAGATCgggtaaatattataaatattattattacaattgaaGCTTAACatttttactaattaattttatacttttttgaGTATTACTATAAACAAGATTAAACATAATATCTGGTGTAGCTCACGGGTTAGAGCACAAGATATCTAACTCTAAAGTCTTAGTTCAATTCCCGGCACcagcaaaaatataatttatattctttggATTTTCTTGAATTTGTGTTTTCCAATGATGGTATATCCTTGCTCGCTAATGTTACAGTGACGAAAAAACTGGCCACCCTGAGATATAAACCTGAGGTTTTTTTCTTGGGGTGCTGAGgaaaacaaatttaaagaaaataatattttttttgtccaaataaacaaattgaaaatatatataaatattaattcaagtgtatattttttgttcataaaaGGTTATTAAATTGGAGCTGGAACTTACTGAAACTCACACAAGATTTGGTCTACCAGTGAGATTACCCTATGACggttcaacaaaaaatattgtaacacCACAATTGTCACGTCGTcaattaccaccaccaccatcatcagcTAGCTGTCAATTATCTGACACAGAGACATCAGATTTGAGTAGTCCAGATGACGGTGATAAAACAGCAACAGTTGAACGTAAATTACCTCTACCAGTACCAATTAAAGAGGAACTTGATCGTGCTGTACCAGCACATCGTCTTTTAAATAATGCTGCTGGTAAAAGTAAAGCTGAATTGGCAAGTCGTGGTGGTCTTGCTAATCGTCAATTACCAAAAAGATCTGGTGGTTTAAGTAATAGTAGTTCTGATTATGGTCTAGATGAATCTGGTGATAATACAGATACAGAAGATTCATCGAAAATAAGTGCATCACATGATATTAGTATACGTTCAGCAAGTGAATCAATAAAACATTCAAATTTAAGTTCATACTCAAGTAGTTCATCAATAAGTTCACAGAAAAgtaaacaattatttgaaacaacaacaatacgtCAACATTCAACAATAAGTTCACAAGTACGTGCAATGACTGAACAAAATTGGTTACCAAATCAAAAAAGTTTAACTGGGCCACCAGCAACACTTGCTGAACAACTTAAACAAGTATTAGCTGAACGTGAAAGACGTCTTGGtggaaatgataatatatcatcatcacgTGAAAGTTCGGGTGATTTTactgaatttaataatcaacatacAAATAATCCAACAATGGTTACACAAAATCTTGTTGAAGAAATACGTCAAGCTGTTAATGAAGCAAGTCAACGAGTTAAAAAAGTATCAGTACCAATGTTAACTGGTACTAGTGGTAATACACCATGGCATCATCAAGCTGGTTCACCATCAAGTCTATCATCTGGTGGTTCAATAAGTCCAACAGCTGTTGATCCTAGTCCAAGTAAAATTGGTAGTGTTGATTCTGGTGAAGTATGGATGCCACCAAATACTGGTGAATTTGGATTAGATATGAAATCATTATTTTGGCAAACATCATGCACATCTGATTGGTCTAAAGAACAAGTTTCAAAATGGTTAACTGGTATTGGATTAGAATGTTATTCAACacgttttattgaaaataatataaatggcAGTAATTTATTACGTCTTGAATCAAGAGATTTAAAAACACTTAATATCACTGGTGATGATAAAGTACATTTTAAACGTAAATTAAAAGAGCTTAGAGCACAAGCTGAACGTGAACGTAAAGAACGTAAAGAAATTGAAAGAATGAGAAGAAAAGCTGAAAAagctgctaaaaaaaaataaagctaaacaatataacataaaaatacaaaattaaaacattgattatttgtttttttttgttttttaaattatattgcgtgttttaaaaaatataacatttgtAAAACTTATTAATGCAAATTTTAGTGCTACTCATAGTGGTACCTTCACGCGAGTGTCCCGGGTGgtacttaattaatttattttttattttttcaattttaaaaaaaaaactaatactTTCATGAAAACGATCaaagtgttttttatttcattacgTTTATAATGAAACACAAACTAAATAACGCGATggttgtattaatatttttctatattatctcgttattttatttcaattattattatcacctgtgattattatcaatttgtttcttttttttcttctttgttATTTATGACAATTAGTTTTTCTGTTTGTTTATCGTATTTAACTGGCAttttgcttgttttttttttttttgttattatacaataaatgaaaaaacaaattaacttattatttgttaaattataaatcatgaTGTCGATTTagtaaaagaattaaaaaaaagcaagtaaTCGATTTTGagcaaaaatgaaaaaaaaagtaatgaaaTATTTCTTACATGTTTactcgtcaaaaaaaaaaattatttattttcgacTATATAACTATTTTGGGCATTGCGATATTGCAtgttcatattatttataattaattgacatAAACGAACAACTAATTTGTAAGGCCCTTTGTACAACAAATGAATTAAGTCACAAGagcaattatttaaaaaacaatttttatttcaaattttgtaatttaaaaatataagtgaCAAATAGTTGATTAATAACTTAGTCTTATAAAGACCCAATGTATCAACATAGTCACTTAAATaggttttaataaattgtagaatgtatgtgtgtgtgtgtgtgtttgtttttttttttttgagagagagagagagaaaaaaaagagtattaaatgatgaaaaataaaaaaaaaattgacttgattataatttaaatttttgctcAATGAAGAATCCTCCATATCAAAATGCCAATCAATTAATAgctaacaaaataaaatctcTACCCAATTCTTCCACTAAAATCATTTTGCATCTGAAATTCTGATTAagcaaaaaaacaacaacccTAACAGCAACAAAATTGTACtgaaatggaaaatatattcCCAGCGTCAAAACAGCCAAATTATTtccaacaatttatttatgactAGAATATaagttttacattatttaaatccatttataaatttgataaaattaatatctaatttgaatataataatacctatacaatattaataaaatattaataatcaaagtaCTCAGTGATGTACAACAACACACagtgtaaatatatacatacaaacatttttatgtataattattaataataattgtaagtTAAACCTCATTGTAAGAGTATTGTCATTCAATAGTTGTCATAAgctagaaaaaagaaaactataaacttaaaaaaaaaaaaaaaaaaaaaaaaacgaataataaataaataaaaatgaaacagtataaataattatctaaagTTTCCATTTGATTTTTGATGTTTGAAGAAAGGAAGAGAGCAACAGAGAGTTTCATTTGTttgatcgataaaataaaaaacaaactgtCAATTTgacgtaaaatattatttttaatttagtttattcaatttatttgttaacaaTGCCAGCAATAGTTTTGAAGGATTATACTTGGAGACAAACTAAAGAAGCTGTTATTATTTCAGTTGATGTTAATAACCATCCAAATAACGCTGACATATTTGCAATTGATAATTACGTAAAggtaataaaatcaattatatttaactttaaattatgTAATGATGATGTTTTAATTATAGATAAACTTTACTCCATTTATAttcgaattatttttatcacatgATATTTTGGAAGAATCTAGTGAGTGTATTTTGTCAGAAAAACAAGTtgtattaacattaaaaaaagggATTATTAACCGTAAATGGGATAGTCTTGTTTTGGATGATTTatcaaaggaaaaaaaatcgagAATTCGAGCTCAAGCTGTACAACGATTACAGATGTTGGCAGaacaaaagagaaaaaaactaAGGGGTActgttgtttataatattattattttgaattttatatttgattacttattttttataatattagataaaaaacAAGAGTTACAACGACAAGGTGTTAGAGAACAAATTGATATAGACACTgaaacgttaaaaaaaattgaaatgattCGGGACTCGCACAGAAAAGAAGCAATGTCTGAGTTTGAAAATTggagaaaaaatattctcattGAAAACATTTATCAATGTCCAGGAACtatccaaaataaaaaacaagaaatatttgataaaactaattcttcaaatgaaaattctatTGTTATCACAGAAATATGTGaaaaagaagatgatgatttaaaaaaacttgaagaagacaaaaaaagaggcgaaaaaatcattcaaaatttaataaacggtaaattatttggtgaaagaaaaaaaatatttgaaacgaataataaaaataacccaAAAACAAGACAATTTGGTACAAttagtataaaattttctgaACGTATTTTTCCAACACCAGCTAGAGAAAGTCATCATCTTGAAGAGCAAGAAGTAAAGCCtatgaacttttttttataaactattatttacttttcaataacgaaatatttattttatttttttttgtttaatcagTGGCTGGAGAAGCAAGCGGAAGCAAAAAGAACAGTTGGTTTTACAACTGATGATTTGAGATCCGAGGAGCAGGATCCATTGTGTTTGAAGGACAAGGGCGAGttagtttaataatataatatgtttttcatacaatatttaaatagtatttaaaaagttgtatattttttttagtgaattttttaaaattggcaATTATCTCGCTGCAATAAGTGCCTATACACATGGCATAAAGTTGAGTGATAAAATGTCCCAATTGTATGCAAATAGATCAGCAGCACAATATGCAATTGGTAATTTTCAAAGATGTGCTGAAGACTGTTCAACAGTTagttaaaatacatattaatgaacaaaaaaaaaaaaaatagaacaaataaatataatatttataaaaattaa is drawn from Aphidius gifuensis isolate YNYX2018 linkage group LG3, ASM1490517v1, whole genome shotgun sequence and contains these coding sequences:
- the LOC122852095 gene encoding dynein axonemal assembly factor 4-like — translated: MPAIVLKDYTWRQTKEAVIISVDVNNHPNNADIFAIDNYVKINFTPFIFELFLSHDILEESSECILSEKQVVLTLKKGIINRKWDSLVLDDLSKEKKSRIRAQAVQRLQMLAEQKRKKLRDKKQELQRQGVREQIDIDTETLKKIEMIRDSHRKEAMSEFENWRKNILIENIYQCPGTIQNKKQEIFDKTNSSNENSIVITEICEKEDDDLKKLEEDKKRGEKIIQNLINGKLFGERKKIFETNNKNNPKTRQFGTISIKFSERIFPTPARESHHLEEQEWLEKQAEAKRTVGFTTDDLRSEEQDPLCLKDKGDEFFKIGNYLAAISAYTHGIKLSDKMSQLYANRSAAQYAIGNFQRCAEDCSTALELMVPKCEGNRESRARCHARLGAALCKLSASQHGIGEFEEALQLSPNNLTIKNDLNRAKRILNV